The window GATCCAGGCACGCGACATGTTCGGCCAGCTGGTCGTCACCAACGCGACCGTCGCGGGGCGGCGGGTGCGCGTGGTGCTCGACACCGGCACCGCGGTCAGCCTGGGCAACCCCGCGCTGCTCCGGCTGCTGGGCAAGCAGCGCAAGGGTGAGCCGGCGATCTTCACCAGCGTGCTGGGGCAGCAGCTGATCGGCGACTATGCGGTACTGCGCGAGATGACGCTGGGCAGCGCCACGATCCGCTCGCTCACCGTCGCCTTCGCCGATGCCGCGCCGTTCCGTGCCTTCGGCCTCCGCGACAAGCCCGCGATCCTGCTCGGCATGGACGCGCTGCGGCTGTTCCGCCGGGTGCGGATCGATTTCGCCAATCGCGAACTCCGGCTGGTGATGCCGCGCGACGCCATCCGCGCTTCCCCCTCCTAACCAGTTGCGCGGCGCGACTTTCGCTGCGACGTTCCCGCCCGAGAGAATGCAAGGGAGAGCGCATGCGCAAGGTGGGTTTGATCGCCGCGGCCGTGATGGCGGCGGTGCCGGTGGCAGCGGGAGCGCAGGCGCGCGCGGACGAAAAGGCGTTCTTCGACCTCTACAAGGAGATGGTCGAAACCAACACCGTCGCGAAGGTCGGCAGCTGCACCAAGGCCGCGGCGCAGGTGGGCGCGCGGCTGAAGGCGGCCGGCTATGCCGATGGCGACATCACCTATTTCTCGGTCCCCGAGCATCCCCAGGACGGCGGCATCGTCGCCGTGCTCAAGGGGACCGACGCGGGCGTGAAGCCGATGCTGCTGCTCGGGCACCTCGACGTGGTCGAGGCGAAGCGCGCCGACTGGCAGCGCGATCCGTTCACGCTCGTCGAGGAGGGCGGCTATTATTATGCCCGCGGCACCGTCGATGACAAGGCGATGTCCGCGATCTGGGCCGACGCCATGGTCCGCTTCAAGCAGCAGGGCTACCGCCCGAAGCGCACGATCAAGCTGGCGCTGACCTGCGGCGAGGAGACGACCTGGGCCTTCAACGGCGCGCAGTGGCTGGCGCAGAACAAGCCCGACCTGATCGCCGCCGAATTCGCGCTGAACGAGGGCGGCGGCGGGCTGCTCGATGCCAAGGGCAGGCGCCAGCTGCTGAGCGTCCAGGTGGGCGAGAAGGCGGCGCAGAACTATACGCTGCTGGCGACCAACCCCGGCGGGCACAGCTCGGCGCCGACGCCGGAAAATGCCATCTACGAGCTGGCCGACGCGATCAAGGCGGTGCAGGGCTACGAATTTCCGGTGAAGTTCACCGACACCACCCGCGCCTTCTTCGCCGCCAATGCCAGGATGCGCGGCGGCGAGCTGGGCGGCGCGATCACCCGGCTGCTCGCCGATCCGCAGGACAAGGCGGCGGATGCGATCGTCAGCCGCGACAAGGTCATGCACTCGACGCTGCGCACCACCTGCGTCGCGACACTGGTCGAGGCGGGCCATGCGGAGAACGCGCTGCCGCAGCGCGCCACCGCGAACGTCAACTGCCGCATCTTCCCCGGCGAGACGGTCGATACCACGCTCGCGACGCTGAAGGAGTTGGCCGGGCCCAAGGTGACGGTCACCGCCAACCAGCCGATCCGCCCGATCGCGGTCCCCCCGGCGCTCGACCCGAAGATCATCGGGCCGATGGAGGCGGTCGCGAAGAAGCACTTCCCCGGCGTGCCGATGCTGCCGACCATGTCGACCGGCGCCACCGACGGCATCTTCCTGGAGGCGATCGGCATCCCGGTCTATGGCGCGCCGGGCACGTTCCTCGATCCCGACTTCAACGGCATCCATGGCCTGAACGAGCGTATCCGGGTGTCGTCGCTGTACGGCGCGCGCGATTATCTGTTCGATCTGGTGAAGGCCTACGCGGGGTAGGAAGGGCCAGTCGGCCCGCCCCCGGCGTCCCGTCACCCCGGCCTCGTGCCGGGGTCCAGGGCTCCGCAAACCGTCAGGCGTGAGGCGCGGGAAGCCCGTGACGATCACACCGGCAGATCGATCGCCACCACCAGCCCGGGCGCAGCATCGCCCAGCCGGACCGCGCCGCCGTGCAGCCGCGCCACCGCCGCGACCAGCGACAGGCCCAGCCCCGCGCCGGTGCCGCTGCGCGCGCTGTCGAGCCGCCCGAACCGCCGCAGCGCCGCCTCGCGATCATGGGGCGCGATGCCGTCCCCCCGATCGGCCACCGACACCGTGACCATGCCCGGCGCGGTCGTCAGCGCCAGCGTGATCGTGCCCGCGCCGTATTTCAGCGCATTGTCGACCAGATTGCCCAGCGCCTGCCCCAGCAGTTCGCGGTGGACCGCCAGCACCACGCCGGACGCCGCCGCGACACGGATGTCGCGCCCGGCATCCTCCGCCACGGGGCCGTAGATCTCGGCGATATCCTCCAGCTCGCCCCCCAGGTCGACCGCGGTGAAGCTCTCGGTGCCGATCCCCGCCTCGGCACGGGTGATGCGCAGCGCGGTCTCGACCAGCGCCAGCAGCCGCTCGCCCTCCGCCAGCGCGCGATCGACCGCCTCCAGCGCGGCAGGCTCGGTCACCACCACCGCCGCGCGCTCCAGCGCGGAGCGCAGCCGGGTCAGCGGCGATTTCAGGTCGTGGGCCAGACCGTCGGTCGCGATCTTCAGCTCAACCACCAGCGCCTCGACCCGGTCGAGCATCGCGTTCACCGAGCCGGCGAGATCGGCGAAGGCATCTCCCGTCGCATCCGCGGGCACGCGGCGCGACAGGTCGCCGTCGCGTACCGCCCCCAGCGTCGCCACCGTCGTCTCCAGCCGTAGCACGATCATCCGTGCCGCCAGCCACGATGCCAGCGCGGCGAAGGCGACGGCGAGCGACAGCGCGAACAGCATCGCCGCCTCCAGCACGCGCACCGCGCGCCGCTCGCCCTCGACCACGCTGCCGGTCAGCAGCCGGCGACCGCCGGGCAGCGCGGTGGCGCGCACCCACATCGCCTCGGGCAGCGGGCGTCCGAT of the Sphingomonas adhaesiva genome contains:
- a CDS encoding sensor histidine kinase: MVRGQVFAGAAASAEVLRQDLLTVRQDSGDAALADTVAQRVTRNLTPGTVLLLADAAGRPIAGNLSAWPPNVATDAHAGAVELYRIGRPLPEAMWVRATALPGGRRLLTGSVVEGERRAVRVLEAAMLFALSLAVAFAALASWLAARMIVLRLETTVATLGAVRDGDLSRRVPADATGDAFADLAGSVNAMLDRVEALVVELKIATDGLAHDLKSPLTRLRSALERAAVVVTEPAALEAVDRALAEGERLLALVETALRITRAEAGIGTESFTAVDLGGELEDIAEIYGPVAEDAGRDIRVAAASGVVLAVHRELLGQALGNLVDNALKYGAGTITLALTTAPGMVTVSVADRGDGIAPHDREAALRRFGRLDSARSGTGAGLGLSLVAAVARLHGGAVRLGDAAPGLVVAIDLPV
- a CDS encoding M20/M25/M40 family metallo-hydrolase encodes the protein MRKVGLIAAAVMAAVPVAAGAQARADEKAFFDLYKEMVETNTVAKVGSCTKAAAQVGARLKAAGYADGDITYFSVPEHPQDGGIVAVLKGTDAGVKPMLLLGHLDVVEAKRADWQRDPFTLVEEGGYYYARGTVDDKAMSAIWADAMVRFKQQGYRPKRTIKLALTCGEETTWAFNGAQWLAQNKPDLIAAEFALNEGGGGLLDAKGRRQLLSVQVGEKAAQNYTLLATNPGGHSSAPTPENAIYELADAIKAVQGYEFPVKFTDTTRAFFAANARMRGGELGGAITRLLADPQDKAADAIVSRDKVMHSTLRTTCVATLVEAGHAENALPQRATANVNCRIFPGETVDTTLATLKELAGPKVTVTANQPIRPIAVPPALDPKIIGPMEAVAKKHFPGVPMLPTMSTGATDGIFLEAIGIPVYGAPGTFLDPDFNGIHGLNERIRVSSLYGARDYLFDLVKAYAG